GGTCACGCCTTCTTTTTCAGGTCGTCCCAGCAGCCGGTGGCCTCAAGGTCAGCAACCGTGGCATCAGGGTTGTCGGTGAGCACGGTGATGTGGCCCATCTTGCGGTCGTGGCGCACTTCGGCCTTGCCGTAGTCGTGCACATTCCACTCCGGGTGGGTGGCGATCAGCGCGCGCGTCGGCTCCACATGCTGGCCGAGTACGTTGACCATCACGGCCGGCGAGAGCAGCTTGGGCTTGGGCATGGGCCAGCCGGCGATGCCGCGGATGTGGGCGTCGAACTGGTCCATCGAGCAGGCCTCGATGGTGTAGTGGCCGGAGTTGTGCGGGCGCGGGGCGAGCTCGTTGACGATGACCTGATCGTCCTTGGTGATGAACAGTTCGATGGCCAGCGTGCCAGCCAGTTCGAAGCCCTTGGCCAAGCGAATCGCCAGTTCATGCGCTTCGCGAGCCACATGTTCGGACACTTCGGCGGGGGCGATGGTCATGTGCAGGATGTTGTTGCGGTGCTCGTTACGCACGATGGGGAAGGTGACGAAGTCCTTGCCGTTGCCGGAGACCAGGATCGAAGCCTCGAATGCGAAGTCGACGAAGCCTTCCAGGATGCTCGGCGGGAAGCCGCCACCACGGTCGGAACGGGAGCGGATCTTCTCCAAGTCGGCGTCGGAACGCAGCACGAGCTGACCGTGGCCGTCGTAGCCGCCGGACACGGTCTTCAGCACGGCCGGATAATGAATATCATCCAATGCGGCGTCAAGCTCATCGAAGTTGTTGACAGCGTGCCACGGTGCGGTGGCGGTGCCGTGGTCGTTGATGAACTGCTTCTCGTGCACGCGGTGCTGGGTCACGCGCAGCAGGTCAGTGCCCTGCGGGGTGGCGGTGATGCCGCGCACCTCGTCGATGGCATCGGCGTCCACGTTCTCGAACTCGTAGGTGAGCACGTCGGACTGCACGGCCAGATCATGGATGGCGGTTTTGTCATCGTATTCGGCGGTGATCTGGAAGTCGGCCACCTGACCGGTCGGGCAGTTCGGCGTCGGGTCAAGCACGCCGACGCGGAAGCCCATGTAGCGGGCGGACAAAGCCATCATGCGGCCGAGCTGGCCGCCGCCGATGATGCCGATGGTCGATCCCGGCATCAGCATCGAAACACGACCGCCTGTTTCCTCAGACAAGCTGGGCATTGGATTCAGCCACCTTTTCTTTCAGTTCGTTACGGTAATCCTCAAGCTTGTCGGCCAGTTCGGGCTCGAAGGCGGAGAGCATCTGCACGGCGAGCAGGCCGGCGTTGGTGGCACCGGAGTTGCCGACGGCGGTGGTGGCCACCGGAATGCCGCCGGGCATCTGCACGATGGACAGCAGCGAATCCCAGCCGGACAGGGCGTGGGAGCGCACGGGCACGCCGATTACGGGCAGTGTGGTCTGCGCGGCGATCATGCCCGGCAGGTGGGCGGCACCGCCGGCACCGGCGATAATGACCTTCAGGCCATTGGCGCGGGCGTTGTGCGCGAACTCGGCCATGAGCTCGGGCGTGCGGTGCGCGGAGATGACCTGCTTGTGGTAGGCGACGCCGAACTGGTCGAGAATATCGCAGGCGCGCTTCATGGTCTCCCAGTCGCTGGCCGATCCCATGACCACTGCGACTTCGGGCTTGGATTCATTTGCCATTATCATTTACTCCCTAGTTATTGAGAATAAGGCCCACTGTACGCTTGGGCGCTTACTTCGGCAACGCCTTGCGGTTTTCCCCGGGTCCGCCCCGCAGACCCGCTCCCCCGGCCCGTGAAGCCGG
The window above is part of the Bifidobacterium longum subsp. infantis ATCC 15697 = JCM 1222 = DSM 20088 genome. Proteins encoded here:
- the purK gene encoding 5-(carboxyamino)imidazole ribonucleotide synthase — translated: MPSLSEETGGRVSMLMPGSTIGIIGGGQLGRMMALSARYMGFRVGVLDPTPNCPTGQVADFQITAEYDDKTAIHDLAVQSDVLTYEFENVDADAIDEVRGITATPQGTDLLRVTQHRVHEKQFINDHGTATAPWHAVNNFDELDAALDDIHYPAVLKTVSGGYDGHGQLVLRSDADLEKIRSRSDRGGGFPPSILEGFVDFAFEASILVSGNGKDFVTFPIVRNEHRNNILHMTIAPAEVSEHVAREAHELAIRLAKGFELAGTLAIELFITKDDQVIVNELAPRPHNSGHYTIEACSMDQFDAHIRGIAGWPMPKPKLLSPAVMVNVLGQHVEPTRALIATHPEWNVHDYGKAEVRHDRKMGHITVLTDNPDATVADLEATGCWDDLKKKA
- the purE gene encoding 5-(carboxyamino)imidazole ribonucleotide mutase codes for the protein MANESKPEVAVVMGSASDWETMKRACDILDQFGVAYHKQVISAHRTPELMAEFAHNARANGLKVIIAGAGGAAHLPGMIAAQTTLPVIGVPVRSHALSGWDSLLSIVQMPGGIPVATTAVGNSGATNAGLLAVQMLSAFEPELADKLEDYRNELKEKVAESNAQLV